The following coding sequences lie in one Rhodopirellula bahusiensis genomic window:
- a CDS encoding SET domain-containing protein, which translates to MTALDKQRRKKLQAVVDKDYSYRSYYDDDIEVKSTGRCGFGVYAARQFQPGELVFEVTGQLINKKHYEGSEYVMDLDEEWYLEPSTPGAFMNHSCSPNCELVQLTDFSLGVVAICNIEAETEISFDYSWEAFDWNPKCQCGARNCRGWVVSEDEVKKMKRLAKGRKKKPR; encoded by the coding sequence ATGACCGCACTGGATAAACAGCGTCGCAAGAAGCTTCAAGCTGTCGTGGACAAGGACTATTCCTATCGTTCGTACTACGACGATGACATTGAGGTCAAAAGCACCGGTCGATGTGGCTTCGGCGTCTACGCAGCTCGGCAATTCCAACCGGGTGAACTGGTCTTTGAAGTCACCGGTCAATTGATCAACAAAAAACACTACGAAGGTAGTGAATATGTGATGGACCTGGACGAAGAATGGTACCTCGAACCCAGCACTCCTGGTGCGTTCATGAACCACTCGTGCAGCCCCAACTGTGAATTGGTTCAGCTGACCGATTTCTCGCTGGGCGTTGTCGCGATTTGTAACATTGAAGCCGAGACCGAGATTTCGTTCGACTATTCCTGGGAAGCATTTGACTGGAATCCCAAGTGCCAGTGCGGTGCCCGCAACTGTCGTGGATGGGTTGTCTCGGAAGACGAAGTCAAAAAGATGAAGCGTTTGGCCAAAGGGCGTAAGAAAAAGCCTCGTTGA
- a CDS encoding cysteine desulfurase family protein has protein sequence MSLIYLDFNRTTPMAPSVIEAMKPYWSTHFMLPTQSHVHASAVSEAIEGARESVAFLIGCEPFELVFTSGGTEANNLGILGAADFDNTMDPLDGPPHVLISNIEHDAVMQAGLQLGRLGWDVELVPCDSNGVVSADEFEKRFRESTQMVCLQLANHVLGTMQPIRELADRCHNRGIRVHCDATTSVGKIPVEVTQLRVDSLALSAHKMYGPKGNGALFVRRGLELKPILFGESREMGLRAGSENVPGIVGFGSAASMAGKCVDEAYETLAELRQRLIDGLRSNLDDRVTILAEHVDGLPNTVTVQMPAEAKRIQKAARHLVVGLAQSESPPDEMTRILRAIGCSEKEVGRAIRVSVGWTTSREQIDRAVNLLAEAADYPSP, from the coding sequence GTGTCGCTGATTTACCTCGATTTCAATCGCACAACACCGATGGCTCCTTCGGTGATCGAGGCAATGAAACCCTATTGGTCGACGCACTTCATGCTGCCGACCCAATCGCACGTTCACGCCTCAGCGGTCAGTGAAGCGATTGAAGGCGCCCGCGAATCGGTCGCGTTTCTGATTGGATGCGAACCCTTCGAGTTGGTCTTCACCAGCGGTGGAACGGAAGCTAACAACCTTGGGATTCTCGGCGCAGCGGACTTCGACAACACGATGGACCCGCTCGATGGCCCTCCTCATGTGTTGATCAGCAACATCGAACATGACGCAGTCATGCAGGCTGGACTGCAACTTGGACGCCTCGGCTGGGACGTTGAATTGGTGCCCTGTGATTCCAATGGCGTTGTGAGCGCAGACGAGTTTGAAAAGCGTTTTCGCGAATCGACGCAAATGGTCTGCCTGCAGTTGGCCAACCATGTGCTCGGCACCATGCAGCCCATCCGGGAATTGGCGGATCGTTGCCACAACCGGGGCATCCGCGTCCACTGCGACGCAACGACGTCGGTCGGCAAAATCCCCGTCGAAGTCACTCAGCTTCGCGTCGATTCGCTGGCGTTGAGCGCACACAAAATGTACGGTCCCAAAGGCAACGGCGCCCTCTTCGTTCGCCGCGGTTTGGAACTGAAACCCATTTTGTTTGGTGAGAGCCGAGAAATGGGGCTGCGAGCAGGCAGTGAAAACGTGCCCGGCATCGTCGGGTTCGGCTCGGCCGCTTCAATGGCTGGAAAATGCGTCGACGAAGCCTATGAAACTCTCGCGGAACTTCGCCAGCGACTGATTGACGGCTTGAGAAGCAACTTGGATGACCGAGTCACTATCCTGGCTGAGCATGTAGACGGATTGCCCAACACAGTCACCGTGCAAATGCCTGCGGAAGCCAAACGCATTCAAAAGGCTGCTCGGCACCTGGTCGTCGGACTGGCCCAATCCGAATCGCCACCCGATGAGATGACTCGGATACTGCGAGCGATTGGTTGCAGCGAGAAAGAAGTCGGTCGTGCGATTCGCGTGTCAGTCGGATGGACGACCAGCCGTGAACAGATCGACCGGGCCGTGAACCTGTTGGCTGAAGCCGCGGACTATCCGTCGCCGTAG